The proteins below come from a single Cylindrospermopsis raciborskii Cr2010 genomic window:
- a CDS encoding ABC transporter ATP-binding protein: protein MVKSRRLAQLGNYLRPHWKETLLGVIALLSVNGLGVYIPLLIRSGVATLSTTFSFKQILYYAVVIILLSSAMWMMRMASRIWIFGVGRQVEFELKQRIFEHLLKLEPAYFSINPPGDLITRTTSDVENIRRLLGFAVLSLVNTVFAYSMTIPIMLSINIELTLAALVVYPVMLFLVHTFSDRLRQEQAAVQEKLSDISELIQEDMSGISLIKIYAQEENERRAFQNKNQALLKANLTLAKTRSTLFPMIGGLANISSLIIIWLGTMRISSGNLSVGDFLALLIYVERLVFPTALLGFTITAYQRGEVSIDRLESIFSVTPQIQDVPEAISLDINKVKGAITANNFSYAYPGSRISALTGVNFNINPGEMIAVVGAIGSGKSTLANALPRLLDIGEGQLFLDGWDITKISLNDLRAAIAYVPQDSFLFSTSIRNNISYGDLVTEQEELGSAANLAKNRLRGRFEQERVESVANLVHIAAEINNFPQQYDTLVGERGITLSGGQRQRTALARAMLVDAPVLILDDALSSVDNETATQILQNLSQGKKRKTVIFITHQLAAAASADRIMVMEKGEIVQIGKHSDLVEQPGLYQKLWSQHQMEQLLQ from the coding sequence ATGGTGAAATCTCGAAGACTTGCTCAACTTGGTAACTACTTGCGTCCCCATTGGAAAGAAACATTATTGGGCGTTATTGCTCTGTTGTCTGTCAATGGCTTAGGAGTTTATATCCCTCTGCTTATTCGCTCTGGTGTTGCTACCTTATCTACTACTTTTAGTTTTAAGCAAATTCTATATTATGCGGTAGTTATTATTCTGCTCAGTTCCGCCATGTGGATGATGCGTATGGCCTCCCGCATCTGGATTTTTGGTGTTGGTCGTCAGGTAGAATTTGAACTAAAACAACGGATTTTTGAACATTTACTCAAGCTAGAACCCGCTTACTTTTCTATTAACCCACCCGGGGATTTGATTACTCGCACCACCAGCGATGTGGAAAACATCCGCCGACTTCTAGGGTTTGCAGTATTAAGCCTGGTAAATACTGTATTTGCCTATTCTATGACCATACCAATCATGCTATCGATTAACATAGAGTTGACCCTAGCAGCTTTGGTTGTTTATCCGGTAATGTTATTTTTAGTGCATACTTTTAGCGATCGCCTCCGTCAAGAACAAGCAGCAGTACAGGAAAAACTTTCGGATATAAGTGAATTAATTCAGGAGGATATGAGCGGGATTTCATTAATTAAGATCTATGCTCAAGAGGAAAATGAACGTCGGGCCTTCCAAAATAAAAACCAGGCTTTATTAAAAGCGAATTTAACACTGGCTAAAACTAGAAGCACCCTGTTTCCCATGATTGGTGGACTAGCAAATATCAGTTCTTTGATCATTATTTGGTTAGGGACAATGCGCATATCTTCCGGGAATTTGTCCGTGGGAGATTTTTTAGCTCTCCTGATTTATGTGGAACGATTAGTTTTTCCTACTGCGCTACTAGGTTTTACAATTACTGCTTACCAAAGGGGTGAAGTTAGCATTGATAGACTAGAATCTATTTTCAGTGTCACTCCTCAAATTCAAGATGTGCCAGAAGCAATTTCCTTAGATATTAATAAGGTTAAGGGAGCAATCACAGCTAATAATTTTAGTTATGCCTATCCAGGTAGTCGGATTTCTGCGTTGACAGGCGTTAACTTTAATATTAACCCAGGGGAAATGATCGCAGTTGTAGGAGCAATTGGCTCTGGTAAATCAACTCTAGCCAATGCTTTACCTAGGTTGCTAGATATTGGAGAAGGACAATTATTCTTAGATGGTTGGGACATTACAAAAATATCATTAAATGATTTGCGAGCTGCAATTGCCTATGTACCACAAGATAGTTTTTTGTTCAGCACTAGTATTAGGAATAATATCTCCTATGGTGACCTTGTAACTGAACAAGAAGAATTAGGTAGTGCTGCCAATTTAGCCAAGAATAGACTTAGGGGGAGGTTTGAACAAGAAAGAGTGGAAAGTGTTGCTAATCTAGTTCACATAGCAGCAGAAATTAATAACTTTCCCCAACAATATGACACCCTGGTAGGTGAAAGGGGAATCACCCTGTCAGGAGGTCAAAGACAACGTACTGCTTTAGCTAGAGCCATGTTAGTTGATGCTCCGGTATTAATTTTAGATGATGCTCTTTCTAGTGTGGATAATGAAACAGCTACCCAGATTCTGCAAAACCTTTCCCAAGGTAAAAAACGGAAAACTGTAATTTTCATCACCCATCAACTTGCTGCTGCTGCTAGTGCTGATAGGATTATGGTTATGGAAAAGGGTGAAATTGTGCAAATTGGTAAACATTCGGATTTGGTAGAACAACCTGGACTATACCAAAAGTTATGGAGTCAGCATCAAATGGAACAGTTATTACAATAA
- a CDS encoding gamma-glutamylcyclotransferase, whose amino-acid sequence MQESQQKAPTHKIPKEPTFYYFAYGSCMCPVDLKRSLGENVHPYVVGHGILKEYRLRFYGYSHLRKCGVLDVVQDTASLVRGVLYELPWRFSENLDKREGVCQEFYRREMVKIQHQGEIYKNVRTYVVVNKLLEEIPPNDWYFNVVLRGAITCGLPEEYCWHLFDKMHGLQQKSHQTSNISKNNFKKTCNS is encoded by the coding sequence TTGCAAGAATCACAACAAAAAGCACCAACACACAAGATACCAAAAGAACCAACATTCTACTATTTTGCCTATGGTTCTTGCATGTGCCCGGTAGACCTAAAGCGATCGCTTGGTGAGAATGTCCATCCTTACGTAGTTGGACATGGCATACTAAAAGAATATAGACTGAGATTTTATGGCTACTCTCATTTACGTAAATGCGGAGTTTTAGATGTGGTACAAGATACTGCATCCCTGGTTAGGGGTGTGCTGTATGAACTACCTTGGAGGTTCAGCGAAAATTTGGATAAGAGAGAGGGGGTATGCCAGGAATTCTATCGTCGTGAGATGGTCAAGATTCAGCACCAAGGTGAAATATACAAAAATGTTCGCACGTACGTCGTGGTAAATAAATTACTAGAGGAAATACCACCAAATGATTGGTATTTTAATGTAGTATTAAGGGGTGCAATTACCTGTGGGTTACCAGAAGAATATTGCTGGCATTTGTTTGACAAAATGCACGGGTTACAACAGAAATCGCACCAAACCTCTAATATTAGTAAAAATAATTTTAAGAAGACCTGCAACTCCTGA
- a CDS encoding lipoate--protein ligase family protein, whose translation MVKQIWRLIPCFPAPGKIQMAVDRWLLQQHEHQSLKTYSGILRFYTWSPPAISLGHHQKTYPEFWHDLIWQGEKIDLVSRPSGGRAVLHQGDLTYTVITSGITGNRLQSYTKICDFLIQGWGSLGVQLSYGQAGRGYIHNPNCFGTATGADLILSNGAKLIGSAQLRTDKVILQHGSMVLEPDQELFETIFGEGSFFPISLPKSLTQEVIIPSLIAAACDVFNMVLEEEPLSPEEWQEIMASDPH comes from the coding sequence GTGGTCAAACAAATTTGGCGGTTAATTCCCTGTTTTCCAGCACCTGGTAAAATACAAATGGCAGTTGACAGGTGGTTACTACAACAGCATGAGCACCAATCTTTAAAAACATACTCTGGAATTCTCAGGTTTTATACCTGGTCTCCCCCAGCTATTTCCCTGGGTCATCATCAAAAAACATACCCAGAATTTTGGCATGACTTAATTTGGCAAGGTGAGAAGATAGATTTGGTCTCTCGTCCCAGTGGTGGTAGGGCGGTTCTACATCAAGGTGATTTAACCTATACCGTTATCACATCAGGAATAACCGGGAACCGATTGCAATCTTACACCAAGATTTGTGACTTTCTGATTCAAGGATGGGGGTCACTTGGGGTACAATTAAGCTATGGTCAAGCAGGAAGGGGTTATATTCACAATCCCAACTGCTTTGGCACTGCAACGGGTGCAGATTTAATTCTATCAAATGGTGCTAAACTGATTGGTAGCGCCCAACTGCGAACTGATAAGGTCATTCTCCAACATGGCTCCATGGTTTTGGAACCGGATCAGGAGCTGTTTGAGACCATATTTGGTGAAGGTTCCTTTTTTCCCATTAGCCTCCCTAAGAGTCTGACTCAGGAAGTTATTATTCCCAGTTTGATTGCTGCTGCTTGTGATGTCTTTAATATGGTTCTAGAAGAGGAACCTCTTTCCCCGGAAGAGTGGCAAGAAATTATGGCATCTGATCCCCACTAA
- the patD gene encoding heterocyst frequency control protein PatD, protein MAEPSNLILEDIIVLQIQEIEVLMSFKYQKYQELKTLVELLLSDVNKAHVYDPTWKSLLGEISGFFAREIAVFSDLESRQQSYQTEISKQIRLLELDMMFLQSAKQTLTIKSRLESIQQRAEILIRYCQNILEISC, encoded by the coding sequence ATGGCAGAACCTAGTAATCTGATTCTAGAAGATATAATTGTACTCCAGATTCAAGAAATAGAAGTCCTAATGTCCTTTAAATATCAAAAATATCAAGAATTGAAAACCTTGGTTGAGCTATTGTTGTCAGATGTTAACAAAGCCCATGTCTACGATCCCACCTGGAAATCCCTTTTGGGTGAGATCAGCGGTTTTTTTGCGCGAGAAATTGCCGTCTTTAGTGATTTGGAATCTCGTCAGCAGTCTTATCAAACAGAGATAAGTAAACAGATACGTTTATTAGAACTTGATATGATGTTTTTACAAAGTGCAAAACAGACACTAACTATAAAATCACGATTGGAAAGTATTCAACAAAGAGCTGAAATTTTAATTAGATATTGTCAAAACATATTAGAAATAAGCTGTTAG
- a CDS encoding RelA/SpoT family protein, giving the protein MTSFIDPLTKINLPQWLKRCLQENTSNSGSGEDDRRRNDNNLICSALKFAYELHEGQYRKSGEPYIAHPIAVADLLRDLGCSATMIAAGFLHDVVEDTEVTIEDIEQKFGHEVRQLVEGVTKLSKINFTSKTESQAENFRRMFLSMAQDIRVIVVKLADRLHNMRTLQYMSETSRRRSAQETRDIFAPLANRLGIWHIKWELEDLAFKYLEPDAYREIQEHVAEKRTAREEKLNKAKEVLRERIEQAGIKCLDISGRPKHLYSIYQKMQRQQKEFHEIYDLAALRIIVETNEECYRALAVVHDAFCPIPGRFKDYIGLPKPNRYQSLHTCVIGLTGRPLEVQIRTMEMHHVAEYGIAAHWKYKETGGSTAQVTGTDEKFAWLRQLLDWQSDLKDAQEYLDSVKDNLFEDDVYVFTPKGDVVALSPGSTSIDFAYSIHTEVGNHCAGARVNGRIVPLSTRLQNGDIVDIITQKNSHPSLDWLNFVRTSAAKYRIKQWYKRSRREENITRGKELLEKELGKTGFDHLLKSNPMQTIAEKCNYHNVEDLLAGLGYGEITLNLVLNRWRDIIKSQQPVADIIPFLPKDLSPKTFKDSFPTTSKSTDSPILGVEGLVYHVAGCCTPIPGEPIIGVVTRGRGISIHRQSCHNLEQVEYERFVPVQWNTAMEHHHRPQTYPVAIQIETLDRVGILKDVLSRLTDQGINVRHADVKTTSGQPALMKLGIEVRDRNQLEHLFVQIKKMSDILNIRRVGEMESSPT; this is encoded by the coding sequence ATGACCAGCTTTATTGATCCTTTGACAAAGATTAACCTACCTCAATGGCTAAAAAGATGCCTTCAAGAAAACACTAGCAACAGTGGTTCAGGAGAGGATGACCGAAGGCGTAATGATAACAATTTAATTTGCAGTGCCTTAAAGTTTGCTTATGAACTACATGAAGGACAGTACAGAAAATCGGGAGAACCCTATATAGCTCACCCAATAGCAGTAGCTGATTTGTTAAGGGATTTAGGTTGTAGTGCTACTATGATAGCAGCTGGGTTTCTACATGATGTAGTTGAGGATACAGAAGTCACAATTGAGGATATAGAACAGAAATTTGGTCATGAAGTCAGACAATTGGTGGAGGGTGTGACTAAATTATCGAAAATTAACTTCACCAGCAAAACCGAAAGTCAAGCAGAAAATTTTCGGCGAATGTTTTTATCCATGGCCCAGGATATCCGAGTGATTGTAGTGAAATTGGCAGACAGGTTACACAATATGCGCACTCTACAGTATATGTCGGAAACCAGTCGTCGTCGCAGTGCCCAGGAGACTAGAGACATTTTTGCCCCCCTAGCTAATCGGTTGGGTATTTGGCACATTAAATGGGAACTAGAAGACTTAGCGTTTAAATATTTGGAACCGGATGCTTATCGAGAAATTCAAGAACACGTGGCGGAAAAAAGAACCGCACGGGAAGAAAAATTAAACAAAGCTAAGGAGGTATTGCGGGAGAGAATTGAACAAGCGGGAATTAAATGTTTGGATATTAGTGGCCGTCCTAAACACCTGTATAGCATTTATCAGAAAATGCAGCGTCAGCAAAAGGAATTTCATGAAATTTATGATTTGGCTGCATTAAGAATTATTGTAGAAACAAATGAGGAATGTTATCGCGCTTTAGCAGTAGTGCATGATGCTTTTTGTCCCATTCCCGGTAGATTTAAAGATTACATTGGATTGCCTAAACCTAATCGTTATCAGTCTTTACATACATGTGTAATTGGTTTAACTGGTCGTCCCCTAGAGGTGCAAATCCGCACAATGGAAATGCACCATGTAGCAGAATATGGTATTGCAGCTCACTGGAAGTATAAGGAAACAGGTGGATCTACAGCTCAAGTTACAGGGACAGATGAAAAATTTGCCTGGTTACGGCAATTATTAGACTGGCAAAGTGATTTGAAAGATGCCCAAGAATATTTAGACAGTGTTAAAGATAATTTATTTGAAGATGATGTTTATGTTTTTACCCCTAAAGGAGATGTGGTTGCTCTCAGTCCAGGCTCTACTAGTATAGACTTTGCCTATAGCATTCACACAGAAGTGGGAAACCACTGCGCAGGAGCAAGGGTAAACGGGCGCATAGTACCCCTATCAACCCGACTACAGAATGGGGACATTGTTGATATTATTACTCAAAAGAATAGTCATCCTAGTTTAGACTGGTTGAATTTTGTCAGGACTTCAGCAGCAAAATATCGAATTAAACAATGGTACAAACGTTCCCGAAGGGAAGAGAATATTACTAGAGGTAAGGAATTATTAGAGAAAGAATTAGGCAAAACCGGATTTGATCACCTGTTAAAATCTAACCCCATGCAAACCATAGCAGAAAAGTGCAATTATCACAATGTGGAAGATTTATTAGCAGGTTTGGGGTATGGAGAAATTACCTTAAATTTAGTCTTAAATCGCTGGCGAGATATAATCAAGTCACAGCAGCCCGTAGCTGACATAATTCCGTTTTTACCTAAAGATTTATCTCCTAAAACTTTTAAGGACAGCTTTCCCACCACGTCCAAGTCCACTGACTCGCCAATCTTAGGAGTAGAAGGTTTGGTTTATCATGTAGCTGGATGTTGTACACCAATTCCGGGAGAACCAATTATTGGTGTGGTAACTAGAGGAAGAGGTATATCCATTCATCGTCAATCCTGTCATAACTTAGAGCAGGTAGAATATGAACGGTTCGTACCTGTACAGTGGAATACAGCTATGGAACATCACCACCGTCCCCAAACATATCCCGTGGCCATTCAAATCGAGACCCTGGATAGAGTTGGTATTTTAAAAGATGTTCTATCTAGACTCACTGATCAAGGTATCAACGTCCGTCACGCTGATGTAAAGACCACCTCCGGTCAACCAGCATTGATGAAGCTTGGTATTGAAGTCCGCGATCGCAATCAATTAGAACATTTGTTTGTGCAGATCAAAAAAATGAGTGACATTCTGAATATTCGGAGGGTGGGTGAAATGGAGAGCTCACCAACATAA
- a CDS encoding DNA translocase FtsK: protein MHYLTDPAEIYQQISQLAKCKSLWLDTEIADWNTPCPRLSLIQVLANPTDLIGEFAYIFDVLDKPDISTYFISQIMVDAQIQKVFHNADFDLKYLGKNSAKNVTCTFKVAKKIGHRILQTTNLKLKTLAVELCHFSDVDKEGGASDWGKRPLCEKQLKYAAMDTVYLAAVHRRLMELSDPDAVSSIFNNNFDNTTPNILHDMANPESENSSLTPTKLRLAFECPRIFYLNHRFNNKSLFIPEGLIGGIGNVFHKLADEFIDLLLNDAELTTLFNPHPNEINLQEVVLALQQSFYKIVFFPYSQTQEESKSLVLHQVWLGLTGLIKKFTELLISNRNYCHANLLIANTFMREDRVLEHDFNLPNGKRQLIRGKCDCLVFDFATNRFSVIEFKTYQPIDTSAQVAQVALYSYILSERKKVPVNVAVYCVLPEFKEYKYTAEELENNIHQVIPHKLLQMQNWLTWEPPQPNPPPMTSQSHLCQICPEKQKCQTFFAPDFDNYFNNWEFNHQDSPNIEGKNSPQTSKTQKNNPFNPDQIGLDLVNTLKSFGIGVEYQGAIVGPAFVRVKLKPNLGVKVNSLLKLSDDLRVQLGLECPPLIASQAGYVSVDLPRKDREIARFEDYMQKNFLSATAKLKIALGLNIDGKLVEADLSDPNTCHFLVGGTTGSGKSEFLRSLLLSLLYRHSPEHLKIVLVDPKRVTFPEFETIPWLYSPVVKNSDRAIELMSELVAEMESRYQKFELAKCANITVYNQNCAQVLPRIVCIFDEYADFMIEKETRTALEQSIKRLGAMARAAGIHLIIATQRPEATVVTPIIRSNLPGRIALRTSSAADSQIILGGKISQAADLLGKGDLVYLVGSELQRIQSLFAEKIQFS from the coding sequence ATGCACTACCTAACAGATCCTGCGGAAATCTACCAGCAAATTTCTCAGCTTGCTAAGTGTAAAAGTCTGTGGCTAGATACGGAAATCGCTGATTGGAATACTCCGTGTCCTAGGTTATCACTAATTCAGGTATTGGCTAACCCTACGGACTTAATCGGTGAGTTTGCTTATATTTTCGATGTCTTAGATAAGCCCGATATTTCCACATATTTTATTAGCCAAATTATGGTTGATGCCCAGATTCAAAAGGTGTTTCATAATGCAGATTTTGATTTGAAATATTTAGGTAAAAACTCAGCTAAAAACGTTACTTGTACTTTTAAAGTAGCTAAAAAAATTGGACATAGAATTTTACAAACCACTAACTTAAAACTAAAAACTTTAGCTGTTGAACTGTGTCACTTTTCCGATGTGGATAAGGAAGGAGGAGCTAGTGATTGGGGAAAACGACCTCTGTGTGAAAAACAACTAAAGTATGCTGCTATGGATACGGTTTACCTCGCTGCTGTTCATCGTCGGTTAATGGAATTATCCGATCCTGATGCTGTCAGTAGTATTTTTAATAACAATTTTGATAATACTACCCCCAATATCCTTCATGATATGGCAAACCCTGAATCAGAAAATTCTTCTTTGACTCCCACCAAACTAAGATTGGCTTTTGAGTGTCCTCGGATATTTTATCTTAATCATCGTTTTAATAATAAATCTTTGTTTATTCCGGAAGGTTTGATTGGTGGTATTGGTAATGTTTTTCATAAATTGGCAGATGAATTTATCGATTTATTGCTGAATGATGCCGAACTTACAACTCTATTTAATCCCCATCCTAACGAAATAAATTTGCAAGAGGTGGTGTTAGCGCTTCAGCAGTCATTTTATAAAATTGTCTTTTTTCCCTATTCTCAAACCCAGGAAGAGAGCAAGTCTTTGGTATTACATCAAGTTTGGCTAGGATTAACAGGATTAATTAAAAAGTTCACTGAGTTATTGATTAGCAATCGAAATTATTGCCATGCCAACTTACTTATTGCTAATACTTTTATGAGGGAGGATCGCGTTTTAGAACATGATTTTAATTTACCAAATGGTAAAAGACAACTGATAAGAGGTAAATGTGATTGTTTGGTATTTGATTTTGCAACCAACCGGTTTTCTGTGATAGAGTTTAAAACTTATCAACCAATAGATACATCAGCACAAGTGGCTCAGGTCGCCCTGTATAGCTATATATTATCTGAGAGAAAAAAAGTACCTGTTAATGTTGCTGTTTATTGCGTTCTACCTGAATTCAAGGAGTATAAATATACTGCCGAAGAGTTAGAAAATAATATTCACCAAGTCATACCTCATAAATTATTACAAATGCAAAATTGGTTGACCTGGGAACCTCCCCAACCCAATCCACCTCCTATGACATCCCAGTCTCACTTATGTCAAATTTGCCCCGAAAAACAAAAGTGTCAGACTTTTTTTGCTCCCGACTTTGACAACTATTTTAATAACTGGGAGTTTAATCATCAGGATTCCCCAAATATTGAGGGTAAGAATTCCCCCCAAACAAGTAAAACTCAGAAAAATAATCCCTTTAATCCCGATCAAATTGGGTTAGATTTGGTGAACACTTTGAAATCCTTTGGTATTGGTGTGGAGTATCAAGGTGCTATAGTAGGTCCGGCATTTGTAAGAGTGAAATTAAAACCTAATTTGGGTGTTAAAGTGAATTCTTTATTGAAATTATCTGATGATTTACGGGTGCAATTGGGACTAGAATGCCCACCCTTAATTGCATCACAAGCTGGCTATGTAAGTGTTGATTTACCCCGCAAAGACCGAGAAATTGCCAGATTTGAAGATTATATGCAAAAGAATTTTTTATCTGCGACTGCTAAGTTAAAAATTGCCCTTGGATTGAATATTGATGGGAAGTTAGTAGAAGCTGATTTGTCTGATCCTAATACCTGTCATTTTTTAGTTGGTGGAACCACCGGAAGTGGCAAAAGTGAGTTTTTAAGATCCTTGCTCCTAAGTTTGCTCTATCGACATTCTCCTGAACACTTGAAAATTGTTTTAGTAGACCCTAAAAGAGTCACTTTTCCTGAGTTTGAAACAATTCCCTGGTTGTATTCACCAGTCGTAAAAAATAGCGATCGCGCCATAGAGTTAATGAGTGAGTTAGTAGCAGAGATGGAATCCCGATACCAAAAATTTGAGCTGGCTAAATGTGCCAACATAACAGTTTATAATCAAAACTGTGCCCAGGTTTTACCACGTATAGTTTGTATATTTGATGAATATGCGGATTTCATGATAGAGAAAGAGACCCGAACTGCTTTAGAGCAGAGTATTAAACGTTTAGGAGCAATGGCAAGAGCAGCGGGAATACATCTAATTATTGCCACCCAGCGTCCAGAAGCTACTGTGGTTACTCCTATCATTCGTTCCAACCTTCCTGGAAGAATTGCTCTGCGCACTTCAAGTGCTGCGGACTCCCAAATTATTTTAGGGGGAAAGATATCACAAGCAGCGGACTTATTGGGTAAGGGGGATTTGGTTTATCTAGTTGGGTCTGAATTACAAAGAATCCAGAGTTTGTTCGCTGAAAAAATTCAGTTTTCTTGA
- a CDS encoding tetratricopeptide repeat protein, translating to MNTWLKKYPLMTLITISILCINMESAVSISSPMGLVVQATQPIALDWLNKGLKAISEGKVQDAIIAFRQAAQLDPALAPAHYNLGLALRQTGKLQPAADAFYQATQADPQFASAFANLGGALLEGNNLPLAIDYLKTALQLDPKLGFAHYNLGLARQLQKDWQQAIASFQQAIIYSPNSAEPVYHLGNCYLQQGKLELAKSTFIKAISLNSNYTEAHYNLGLILFEQGQLQDSLSAFRKAAQTNYNYPNAYYGAGLVFVQLKQYEQAIKVIKYARDIYQKQGNMAWANNAEKLLTQIRNLRR from the coding sequence ATGAATACCTGGCTAAAAAAATATCCTTTAATGACGCTGATTACCATCTCAATTTTATGTATTAACATGGAATCAGCGGTTTCCATTTCATCCCCCATGGGACTTGTTGTTCAAGCTACTCAACCAATAGCATTAGATTGGTTAAACAAGGGGTTAAAAGCTATTTCAGAGGGTAAAGTACAAGACGCAATTATAGCTTTTCGTCAAGCAGCACAATTAGATCCAGCTCTAGCCCCCGCTCATTATAATCTAGGTTTAGCACTGCGACAAACTGGCAAATTACAACCAGCAGCAGACGCATTCTATCAAGCCACCCAAGCTGATCCCCAATTTGCATCAGCTTTTGCTAATTTAGGCGGGGCATTATTAGAAGGAAATAATTTACCATTGGCAATCGATTATTTAAAAACTGCTTTACAATTAGACCCAAAGTTGGGTTTTGCCCACTATAATTTGGGATTAGCAAGACAACTGCAAAAAGATTGGCAACAGGCGATCGCCTCTTTTCAACAGGCAATAATATATAGTCCAAATTCTGCAGAGCCAGTTTACCATTTGGGGAATTGTTATTTACAACAAGGGAAATTAGAATTGGCAAAATCAACATTTATTAAGGCTATAAGTTTAAATTCTAACTATACAGAGGCTCATTATAATTTGGGTTTAATTTTGTTCGAGCAAGGACAACTACAAGATTCATTATCAGCATTTAGAAAAGCTGCTCAGACAAATTATAATTATCCCAATGCTTATTACGGAGCGGGATTAGTATTTGTACAACTTAAACAATATGAACAAGCAATAAAAGTAATAAAATATGCAAGAGATATATACCAAAAACAAGGCAATATGGCATGGGCAAATAATGCGGAGAAACTGTTGACACAAATACGAAATCTTAGAAGATAA
- a CDS encoding phosphate-starvation-inducible PsiE family protein, producing the protein MKKRFKSRFLFAGRWLDRQIIVRNMEAFQDLIVMVLCLALFAVMLIQLWGIIIAITKFIGYKELTSKILFVLILVELFRLLIVYLQEHSISVGVAVEVAIVSVLREVVVHGALDISGVQTAAICGLLFILGGLLLVCAKTPHMDCISANTKYCPLVGQENQQMPNGFDYLEEEDENLNNSII; encoded by the coding sequence ATGAAAAAACGATTCAAGAGTAGATTTTTATTTGCTGGTCGCTGGCTAGATAGACAAATAATAGTCAGGAATATGGAAGCTTTTCAAGATCTGATTGTCATGGTATTGTGTTTAGCTTTATTTGCAGTTATGTTAATCCAATTATGGGGTATAATTATTGCTATTACTAAATTCATAGGCTATAAGGAATTGACATCAAAAATACTATTTGTATTAATCCTAGTAGAATTATTTAGACTACTAATAGTTTATCTACAGGAGCATAGTATTTCCGTAGGTGTAGCTGTGGAAGTAGCCATAGTTTCCGTGTTGAGAGAAGTGGTAGTGCATGGTGCCCTAGATATTTCGGGAGTGCAGACAGCAGCAATTTGTGGTTTATTATTTATCCTGGGTGGACTGCTTCTGGTTTGTGCTAAAACTCCTCACATGGACTGCATAAGTGCAAATACCAAATATTGTCCACTTGTGGGTCAAGAAAACCAGCAAATGCCAAATGGATTCGATTATTTAGAAGAGGAAGATGAAAATTTGAACAACAGCATCATTTAG
- the recR gene encoding recombination mediator RecR — protein sequence MEQLQRLPGVGPKSAQRLALYILKRPESEIEALAQTLIDAKKQVGLCQVCYHLTAEPVCEICRNPHRDSQTICVVADSRDVIALEKTREYRGKYHVLGGVISPMDGIGPEQLTLQALVRRVSQQKPQEVIMAISPSVEGETTTLYIAGLLKPFTRVTRIAFGLPMGGDLEYADEITLAKALEGRRELD from the coding sequence ATTGAACAATTACAACGCCTTCCCGGAGTTGGGCCCAAGTCCGCCCAACGCTTGGCTTTATATATCCTAAAGCGTCCAGAGTCAGAAATTGAGGCTCTTGCACAAACATTAATTGATGCCAAAAAACAGGTGGGTTTATGTCAGGTTTGTTATCATCTCACAGCAGAACCCGTATGTGAAATTTGCCGCAATCCCCATCGAGATAGTCAAACCATTTGTGTGGTTGCTGATTCCCGCGATGTGATTGCTCTGGAAAAAACCCGCGAGTATAGGGGTAAGTATCACGTCTTGGGTGGGGTAATTTCTCCTATGGATGGTATTGGACCTGAACAGTTGACTTTACAAGCTCTCGTCCGTCGGGTTAGTCAACAAAAACCCCAAGAGGTAATTATGGCCATTAGTCCTAGCGTGGAGGGGGAAACTACAACTCTGTATATAGCTGGGTTACTTAAACCATTTACCAGGGTAACCCGTATCGCTTTCGGTTTACCTATGGGTGGTGATTTAGAGTACGCTGATGAAATTACATTGGCTAAAGCACTAGAAGGTCGTCGGGAATTAGACTAA